A part of Aegilops tauschii subsp. strangulata cultivar AL8/78 chromosome 2, Aet v6.0, whole genome shotgun sequence genomic DNA contains:
- the LOC109758361 gene encoding UDP-glycosyltransferase 79 — MESATTSSGDEHRGGAHVLLVPLPAQGHMNPMLQLGRRLAYHGLRPTLAATRYVLSTGQPPGDPFRVAAFSDGFDAGGMASCPDPVEYCRRAEAVGSETLAQVIAAETLAGRAPSVMVYDPHMSWAPRVAKAAGVPTAAFMSQSCAVDLIYGEAWAGRAPLPMADGSALRRRGAVSVDLGPEDLSPFLVSPELYPKYLDVSIRQFEGLEDAGDVLVNSFRDLEPQEAEYMESRWRAKTVGPTLPSFFLDDGRLPSNKAYGVSFFSSDAPCMAWLDRQPPCSVVLASYGTVYSLDAGELDELGNGLCDSGRPFLWVVRSNEAQKISEELHGRCKENGLIVPWCPQLEVLAHKATGCFLTHCGWNSTTEALVAGVPMVAMPRSADQPTTAKYVESAWGIGVGMHTDEKGLVRREEVERCIRKVMDGEGKVEYRKNATKWMKMAKEAMQEGGSSDKNIAEFAAKYLSR, encoded by the exons ATGGAGAGCGCGACCACGTCGTCCGGCGATGAGCACCGGGGCGGTGCGCACGTCCTGCTGGTGCCGCTGCCGGCGCAAGGCCACATGAACCCGATGCTCCAGCTCGGCCGGCGCCTCGCGTACCACGGCCTGCGCCCCACGCTCGCCGCCACGCGCTACGTGCTCTCCACGGGCCAGCCCCCCGGCGACCCCTTCCGCGTCGCCGCCTTCTCCGACGGCTTCGACGCCGGCGGCATGGCCTCCTGCCCGGACCCCGTCGAGTACTGCCGCAGGGCCGAGGCCGTGGGGTCAGAGACGCTGGCGCAGGTCATCGCCGCCGAGACGCTCGCCGGGAGGGCGCCGTCCGTCATGGTCTACGACCCGCACATGTCCTGGGCGCCCCGGGTGGCGAAGGCCGCGGGCGTGCCGACCGCCGCGTTCATGTCGCAGTCGTGCGCCGTGGACCTCATCTACGGGGAGGCGTGGGCGGGGCGCGCGCCGCTGCCGATGGCCGACGGGAGCGCGCTGCGTCGCCGGGGCGCGGTGAGCGTGGACCTCGGGCCCGAGGACCTGTCGCCGTTCCTCGTGTCGCCGGAGCTGTACCCCAAATACCTAGACGTGTCGATCCGGCAGTTCGAGGGCCTCGAGGACGCCGGCGACGTGCTCGTCAACTCCTTCCGTGACCTCGAACCGCAGGAGGCCGAGTACATGGAGTCCAGATGGCGCGCCAAGACGGTCGGCCCGACGCTGCCGTCCTTCTTCCTCGACGACGGCCGCCTGCCGTCCAACAAGGCCTACGGCGTCAGCTTCTTCAGCAGCGACGCGCCCTGCATGGCATGGCTGGATCGGCAGCCCCCTTGCTCGGTAGTCCTCGCGTCCTACGGGACGGTCTACAGCCTCGACGCCGGCGAGCTTGACGAGCTTGGAAATGGGCTCTGCGATTCAGGCAGGCCATTTCTCTGGGTCGTGAGGTCCAACGAGGCACAGAAGATATCTGAAGAACTCCACGGCAGATGCAAGGAAAATGGATTGATTGTCCCTTGGTGTCCCCAGCTTGAGGTTCTCGCGCATAAGGCCACAG GTTGCTTTTTGACTCATTGTGGATGGAACTCAACGACAGAAGCACTTGTTGCCGGCGTGCCAATGGTGGCGATGCCGAGGTCGGCCGACCAGCCAACCACGGCAAAGTACGTGGAGAGCGCATGGGGCATCGGCGTGGGGATGCACACAGATGAGAAAGGCTTGGTGAGAAGGGAGGAGGTGGAGAGGTGCATCAGGAAGGTGATGGATGGGGAGGGAAAGGTTGAATACCGCAAAAATGCCACAAAATGGATGAAGATGGCCAAAGAGGCAATGCAGGAAGGAGGGAGTTCCGATAAGAATATTGCTGAATTTGCAGCCAAGTATTTATCAAGATGA
- the LOC109758355 gene encoding UDP-glucosyltransferase UGT13248-like: MESRPAATASSCVGHGGGNEGATVLLLPFPGALGHTNPMLELGRRLAHHGLRPTFVTTRHVLSVTPPPGAPFHVAAISDGFDAGGFASCPDPAEYFSRLEAVGSETLRELLLSEEAAAVRVLVYDSHLPWAGRVARAAGVPTAALFTQPCAVNVVYGEVWAGRLALPVTDGRELLVHGALGLELGPEDVPPFVAAPEWLAVFLKTSIEQFDGLEDADDVLVNSFSDIEPKEVDYMKLTWRAKTIGPTLPSFYLGDDRLPSNKSYGFNIFVDDAACIDWLEKHSISSVVLVSNGSYANYDATQLEELGNGLCNSSKPFLWVVRSDEAHKLSEQLKVKCEKNGLIVSWCPQLEVLAHKAIGCFVTHCGWNSTLEAVVCGVPLVGIPHWADQPTIAKYVESMWGMGVRLRKSETGALRSAEVERCVREVMDGEKKDEYQRNATKWMKKAKKAMREGGTSDKHIIEFVAKYSSI, translated from the exons ATGGAGAGCAGGCCGGCGGCCACCGCCAGCTCGTGCGTCGGCCATGGAGGCGGCAACGAGGGTGCGACCGTCCTCCTCCTGCCGTTCCCGGGGGCGCTGGGCCACACGAACCCGATGCTGGAGCTGGGCCGCCGTCTGGCTCACCACGGCCTCCGCCCCACGTTCGTCACCACCCGCCACGTGCTCTCCGTCACCCCGCCCCCCGGCGCGCCCTTCCACGTGGCCGCCATCTCGGACGGATTCGACGCCGGCGGCTTCGCCTCGTGCCCGGACCCCGCCGAGTACTTCTCCCGGCTGGAGGCCGTGGGGTCCGAGACGCTGCGCGAGCTCCTGCTGTCGGAGGAGGCGGCCGCGGTGCGCGTGCTGGTGTACGACTCCCACCTGCCGTGGGCGGGGCGTGTGGCGCGGGCCGCCGGCGTGCCCACCGCGGCGTTGTTCACGCAGCCGTGCGCGGTGAACGTCGTCTACGGGGAGGTGTGGGCGGGGCGGCTGGCGCTGCCGGTGACGGACGGGCGTGAGCTGCTGGTGCACGGAGCGCTGGGCTTGGAGCTGGGGCCGGAAGACGTGCCGCCGTTTGTGGCGGCACCGGAGTGGTTGGCAGTGTTCCTTAAGACGTCGATTGAGCAGTTCGACGGGCTGGAGGACGCCGACGACGTGCTCGTCAACTCTTTCAGCGACATCGAGCCGAAG GAGGTGGATTACATGAAGTTAACATGGAGAGCAAAGACTATAGGTCCCACCTTGCCATCATTTTATCTCGGCGATGATCGCCTGCCATCCAACAAGTCTTATGGTTTCAACATTTTTGTTGATGACGCGGCGTGCATAGATTGGCTTGAAAAGCATAGCATCTCCTCTGTTGTGCTTGTATCAAATGGGAGTTACGCAAACTATGACGCGACTCAGTTGGAGGAGCTTGGCAATGGTCTATGCAATTCTAGCAAACCTTTCCTCTGGGTTGTTAGATCCGACGAGGCACACAAGTTATCTGAGCAACTCAAGGTGAAGTGTGAGAAAAATGGATTAATTGTCTCTTGGTGCCCCCAGCTTGAGGTTCTAGCACACAAGGCCATTG GTTGTTTTGTTACCCATTGTGGATGGAACTCGACACTAGAGGCAGTTGTTTGCGGTGTACCTCTTGTGGGAATTCCGCACTGGGCGGACCAACCCACTATCGCAAAGTATGTGGAGAGCATGTGGGGTATGGGTGTGAGATTGCGGAAGAGTGAAACTGGAGCACTAAGGAGTGCAGAGGTCGAGAGGTGTGTTAGAGAGGTAATGGATGGGGAGAAGAAGGATGAGTACCAAAGGAATGCTACGAAGTGGATGAAAAAGGCTAAGAAGGCAATGCGGGAAGGAGGAACCTCAGACAAGCATATTATTGAATTCGTTGCCAAGTATTCGTCAATTTAA